In the Streptomyces sp. cg36 genome, one interval contains:
- the kdpA gene encoding potassium-transporting ATPase subunit KdpA — MSPVLSGVLQFAALAAALALSYRPLGDYMARVYSSDKHLRVEKWIYKAVGANPNTEMRWPAYLRGVLAFSVVSVLFLYLLQRLQGHLPGSLGFVSIPPDQAFNTAASFVANTNWQSYSGEQSMGHIVQTGGLAVQNFVSAAVGIAVAVALVRGFARSRTGELGNFWSDLVRGTVRILLPISVVGALVLVACGAIQNFAGIHEVGQFMGGSQQWNGGAVASQEVIKELGTNGGGYFNANSAHPFENPNGISNLFEIFLILVIPFALTRTFGKMVGSVKQGYAILATMVTIWVGFTALMMWTEFAHHGPAFDVAGGAMEGKETRFGISGSAIFSVATTLTSTGAVNSFHDSYTGFGGGIQLLGMQLGEIAPGGTGSGLYGMLVMAIIAVFIAGLMVGRTPEYLGKKIGTREIKFAACYILITPALVLVFTAIAMSLDSTGASMTNSGAHGFSEVLYAYTSGANNNGSAFGGLNANTEWFNTSIGLAMLLGRFLPMVFVLALAGSLAEQKPIPETAGTLRTNKPLFTGLLVGTILIVTGLTYFPALALGPLAEGLAS, encoded by the coding sequence ATGTCTCCCGTTCTCTCCGGTGTGCTCCAGTTCGCCGCGCTGGCCGCGGCCCTGGCGCTCTCCTACCGTCCGCTGGGCGACTACATGGCCCGCGTCTACTCCTCCGACAAGCATCTGCGGGTCGAGAAGTGGATTTACAAGGCCGTGGGTGCCAACCCGAACACCGAGATGCGCTGGCCCGCGTATCTGCGCGGAGTGCTCGCGTTCTCGGTGGTGAGCGTCCTCTTCCTGTATCTGCTCCAGCGCCTGCAGGGGCATCTGCCGGGCTCGCTGGGCTTCGTGTCGATCCCGCCGGACCAGGCGTTCAACACGGCGGCCTCGTTCGTGGCGAACACCAACTGGCAGTCGTACTCGGGCGAGCAGTCGATGGGCCACATCGTGCAGACCGGTGGTCTGGCGGTGCAGAACTTCGTGTCGGCCGCCGTCGGCATCGCCGTCGCGGTCGCCCTCGTACGCGGCTTCGCCCGCTCCCGCACCGGTGAGCTGGGCAACTTCTGGTCCGACCTGGTGCGCGGCACCGTCCGCATCCTGCTGCCGATCTCGGTGGTCGGCGCGCTGGTCCTGGTCGCCTGCGGCGCCATCCAGAACTTCGCCGGGATCCATGAGGTGGGCCAGTTCATGGGCGGCTCGCAGCAGTGGAACGGCGGGGCGGTGGCCTCGCAGGAGGTCATCAAGGAGCTGGGCACGAACGGCGGCGGTTACTTCAACGCCAACTCGGCCCACCCGTTCGAGAACCCCAACGGGATCTCGAACCTGTTCGAGATCTTCCTGATCCTGGTGATCCCGTTCGCGCTGACCCGCACGTTCGGAAAGATGGTCGGGAGCGTCAAGCAGGGGTACGCGATCCTGGCGACGATGGTCACCATCTGGGTCGGGTTCACGGCGTTGATGATGTGGACCGAATTCGCCCACCACGGACCCGCGTTCGATGTGGCGGGCGGCGCGATGGAAGGAAAGGAGACTCGCTTCGGCATCAGCGGCTCCGCGATCTTCTCGGTCGCCACCACGCTGACGTCCACGGGCGCGGTCAACTCCTTCCACGACTCGTACACCGGCTTCGGCGGCGGAATCCAGCTCCTGGGGATGCAGCTGGGCGAGATCGCGCCGGGTGGTACCGGTTCGGGTCTGTACGGAATGCTGGTCATGGCGATCATCGCGGTGTTCATCGCGGGTCTGATGGTCGGCCGTACGCCGGAGTACCTGGGCAAGAAGATCGGCACGCGCGAGATCAAGTTCGCGGCCTGCTACATCCTGATCACCCCGGCGCTGGTGCTGGTGTTCACGGCGATCGCGATGTCCCTGGACTCGACCGGCGCTTCGATGACGAACTCGGGGGCGCACGGTTTCTCCGAGGTGCTGTACGCGTACACCTCGGGCGCCAACAACAACGGCTCCGCCTTCGGCGGGCTGAACGCCAACACCGAGTGGTTCAACACCTCCATCGGACTGGCGATGCTGCTGGGCCGGTTCCTGCCGATGGTGTTCGTGCTGGCGCTGGCGGGCTCGCTGGCGGAGCAGAAGCCGATCCCGGAGACGGCGGGCACGCTGCGCACCAACAAGCCGCTGTTCACGGGCCTGTTGGTGGGCACGATCCTGATCGTCACCGGTCTGACCTACTTCCCGGCGCTCGCGCTGGGCCCGCTGGCGGAGGGGCTGGCGTCATGA
- the kdpF gene encoding K(+)-transporting ATPase subunit F — protein MTAENIVGLIVAVALLGYLVLALVFPERF, from the coding sequence GTGACTGCCGAGAACATCGTCGGTCTGATCGTGGCCGTCGCCCTGCTGGGTTACCTCGTCCTCGCCCTCGTGTTCCCGGAGAGGTTCTGA
- a CDS encoding carboxymuconolactone decarboxylase family protein yields the protein MEARMPSPATLVPGAMEAVRGLQKATHSAGVPATTMHLVHLRASQINGCSACVDSGTRYAMKGGESAERLFAVAAWRETPYFTDAERAALALTESVTRLNDRDEPVPDHVWSEAARHYDEKPLAALVLWIGVSNFYNRLNAATRQQGGQTW from the coding sequence ATGGAAGCACGGATGCCGAGCCCGGCGACGCTCGTCCCGGGGGCGATGGAGGCCGTTCGCGGACTGCAGAAGGCGACCCACAGCGCCGGAGTCCCCGCCACCACGATGCACCTCGTCCATCTGCGCGCCAGCCAGATCAACGGATGCAGCGCCTGCGTCGACTCGGGCACCCGGTACGCGATGAAGGGCGGCGAGAGCGCGGAGCGCCTGTTCGCGGTGGCCGCCTGGCGCGAGACGCCGTACTTCACGGACGCCGAGCGGGCCGCGCTCGCCCTCACCGAGTCCGTCACCCGCCTCAACGACCGCGACGAGCCGGTCCCCGACCACGTCTGGTCCGAGGCGGCCCGCCACTACGACGAGAAGCCGCTGGCGGCGCTCGTGCTGTGGATAGGCGTGAGCAACTTCTACAACCGGCTGAACGCGGCCACCCGCCAGCAGGGCGGCCAGACCTGGTGA
- a CDS encoding FAD-dependent oxidoreductase, producing MGTETTTCCIVGGGPAGAMLGLLLARAGIEVTVLEKHQDFLRDFRGDTIHPSTLDVLAELGLAERFLALPHRTTPGINMVTDTRDVLVADQRLLSGTYPYIAFVPQWDFLSLLAEEAAKYPHFHLKMGAEVHGLIRAGDRAEGVRYRDADGEHELRAVLTVAADGRDSVLRRPAGLVPQAFGAPMDDLWFRIPREESDPTDTFIRMGKQGLLIGICRDTYWQFAYVIPKGRYAELRAEGIESLRASVRELLPWMGDRPDKIEFSDARMLEVRVERLRRWYRPGLLFIGDAAHAMSPVGGFGINVAVQDAVAAANLLAEPLRRGVVGTEHLAAVQRRRLPPAVAIQRMQILLQNQLIAPTLHGTRESKPPRFLAVAEHVRPLRMLIARMIGYGPRPEHVRIPERH from the coding sequence ATGGGAACCGAGACAACCACCTGCTGCATTGTCGGAGGCGGTCCGGCCGGCGCCATGCTGGGCCTGCTGCTGGCCCGGGCGGGCATCGAGGTCACCGTCCTGGAGAAGCACCAGGACTTCCTGCGGGACTTCCGGGGCGACACGATCCACCCCTCCACCCTCGACGTGCTGGCCGAACTCGGCCTGGCCGAACGGTTCCTGGCGCTTCCGCACCGCACCACGCCGGGGATCAACATGGTCACCGACACCCGTGACGTGCTCGTCGCCGACCAGCGCCTGCTGTCGGGCACCTACCCGTACATCGCGTTCGTGCCGCAGTGGGACTTCCTCAGCCTGCTGGCCGAGGAGGCCGCCAAGTACCCGCACTTCCATCTGAAGATGGGCGCGGAGGTGCACGGTCTGATCCGGGCGGGCGACCGGGCCGAGGGCGTGCGCTACCGGGACGCCGACGGCGAGCACGAGCTGCGCGCGGTGCTCACCGTCGCCGCCGACGGCCGCGACTCGGTCCTGCGCCGCCCGGCCGGGCTGGTGCCGCAGGCGTTCGGGGCGCCGATGGACGACCTGTGGTTCCGCATCCCGCGCGAGGAGAGCGACCCGACCGACACCTTCATCCGCATGGGCAAGCAGGGCCTGCTCATCGGGATCTGCCGGGACACGTACTGGCAGTTCGCCTATGTCATCCCCAAGGGCCGGTACGCGGAGCTGCGGGCCGAGGGCATCGAGTCGCTGCGCGCGAGCGTGCGCGAGCTGCTGCCGTGGATGGGCGACCGGCCGGACAAGATCGAGTTCTCGGACGCCCGGATGCTGGAGGTGCGCGTCGAGCGGCTGCGGCGCTGGTACCGGCCGGGCCTGCTCTTCATCGGCGACGCGGCGCACGCGATGTCGCCGGTCGGCGGGTTCGGGATCAACGTGGCGGTCCAGGACGCGGTGGCCGCCGCCAATCTGCTGGCCGAGCCGCTGCGGCGGGGCGTGGTGGGCACCGAGCACCTGGCGGCGGTGCAGCGGCGGCGGCTGCCCCCGGCCGTGGCGATCCAGCGGATGCAGATCCTGCTGCAGAACCAGCTGATCGCGCCGACGCTGCACGGCACCCGCGAGTCCAAGCCGCCGCGCTTCCTGGCGGTCGCCGAGCACGTACGGCCGCTGCGCATGCTGATCGCCCGGATGATCGGGTACGGGCCGCGCCCCGAGCACGTACGGATCCCCGAGCGGCACTGA
- a CDS encoding cupin domain-containing protein — protein MTTIILPEDRPAGRRGFEIVLPSGATEGAAALVEGEIAAATPGPPLHTHAESDETYFVLEGTLVMYIDGEVTTLGPGGMAHISKGTEHTWSTTLSGGCHFLTLHLPGGYELYHPTALAAEHEKGGPLIQSDLFELAAKFDWRMAGTEPLRLTPEGVLVPAGQADAEAQRLLAEHTGQPVS, from the coding sequence ATGACGACCATCATCCTCCCCGAGGACCGCCCCGCCGGCCGCCGCGGCTTTGAAATCGTCCTGCCGAGCGGCGCCACCGAAGGGGCCGCCGCCCTCGTGGAAGGCGAGATAGCCGCCGCGACGCCCGGACCGCCGCTGCACACGCACGCCGAGTCCGACGAGACGTACTTCGTCCTGGAGGGCACGCTCGTCATGTACATCGACGGCGAGGTGACCACGCTCGGCCCCGGCGGGATGGCGCACATCTCCAAGGGCACCGAGCACACCTGGTCGACCACCCTCTCCGGCGGCTGCCACTTCCTGACCCTGCACCTGCCGGGCGGCTACGAGCTGTACCACCCGACCGCGCTCGCCGCCGAGCACGAGAAGGGCGGCCCGCTGATCCAGTCCGACCTGTTCGAGCTGGCCGCCAAGTTCGACTGGCGGATGGCGGGCACCGAGCCGCTGCGCCTCACCCCGGAGGGCGTCCTCGTCCCCGCGGGCCAGGCCGACGCCGAGGCCCAGCGGCTCCTCGCCGAGCACACCGGCCAGCCCGTCTCCTAG
- a CDS encoding MFS transporter → MTHDTHAGADTPGGSRAGDASGEAPTLDPRRWLALIIVLVAGFMDMLDVTIVNVVIPSIQKDLHADYTQIEWVVAGYVLGFAALLITGGRLGDIYGRKKMFLIGVAGFTIASTLCGVASGPGMLIGARFFQGAMAGLMVPQILAIIHVTFPSEERGKVLGIWGGVLGSASVAGLIVGGVLVDANIADLEWRPIFLVNIPVGIGALIAAWFYVGESKSAAAPKLDPIGVVIAVSGILMLVYPLAEGRTLGWPAWTYALMAGSVVVFGILVAFERHRTRTVGSPLVVLSLFKERAFTAGMLVWTLFWIALGGFFLVWTLYMQLGLGWSPMRAGLTGAAFAVGAAAGSGLAVEVFTPRIGRLTLIGGALLNALGFAAYILVAHHYGPGIPSWQMIAPLVVTGFGFGLVVAPMIDAILTKVPAKDAGSASGLLGTTQQVGMALGVALVGVLFFGHLSSDSGHGVDKVTPQLRQELVAAGVPANGVDDIVKGFRACVHDRSAESDPTKVPASCLPSSVPGADKVQPILTKQGQAAVSHNFVKSFDLSLWYGVGILVLVALGMFALPREVHARDLDAELAALGEPVARSGSA, encoded by the coding sequence ATGACTCACGACACGCACGCCGGAGCCGACACGCCCGGCGGAAGCCGTGCGGGGGACGCGTCCGGCGAAGCGCCGACGCTCGACCCGCGCCGCTGGCTCGCCCTCATCATCGTCCTGGTCGCCGGGTTCATGGACATGCTCGACGTGACCATCGTCAACGTCGTCATCCCGAGCATCCAGAAGGACCTGCACGCCGACTACACCCAGATCGAATGGGTCGTGGCCGGGTACGTGCTGGGCTTCGCGGCCCTGCTGATCACCGGCGGCCGGCTCGGGGACATCTACGGCCGCAAGAAGATGTTCCTGATCGGCGTGGCGGGCTTCACCATCGCCTCGACGCTGTGCGGTGTGGCGAGCGGGCCCGGCATGCTGATCGGCGCGCGGTTCTTCCAGGGCGCCATGGCCGGTCTGATGGTCCCGCAGATCCTGGCGATCATCCACGTCACGTTCCCGTCCGAGGAGCGCGGCAAGGTGCTCGGCATCTGGGGCGGCGTCCTCGGCTCCGCGTCCGTGGCGGGCCTGATCGTGGGCGGCGTGCTGGTCGACGCGAACATCGCCGACCTGGAGTGGCGCCCGATCTTCCTGGTCAACATCCCGGTCGGCATCGGCGCGCTGATCGCCGCCTGGTTCTACGTGGGCGAGTCCAAGTCGGCCGCCGCGCCCAAGCTCGATCCCATCGGCGTGGTCATCGCCGTCTCCGGCATCCTGATGCTGGTCTATCCGCTCGCCGAGGGCCGCACCCTGGGCTGGCCGGCCTGGACGTACGCGCTGATGGCGGGCTCCGTCGTGGTCTTCGGCATCCTCGTCGCCTTCGAGCGCCACCGCACCCGGACCGTGGGATCGCCGCTGGTGGTGCTCAGCCTCTTCAAGGAGCGGGCGTTCACCGCGGGCATGCTGGTGTGGACGCTGTTCTGGATCGCGCTGGGCGGCTTCTTCCTGGTGTGGACGCTGTACATGCAGCTGGGTCTGGGCTGGTCGCCGATGCGCGCCGGTCTGACGGGCGCGGCCTTCGCCGTCGGTGCCGCGGCCGGCTCCGGCCTCGCGGTCGAGGTGTTCACCCCGCGCATCGGCCGCCTCACCCTGATCGGCGGGGCGCTCCTGAACGCGCTGGGCTTCGCCGCGTACATCCTCGTCGCCCACCACTACGGACCGGGCATCCCGTCCTGGCAGATGATCGCGCCGCTGGTGGTCACCGGCTTCGGCTTCGGCCTGGTGGTGGCGCCGATGATCGACGCGATCCTCACCAAGGTGCCCGCCAAGGACGCGGGTTCGGCCTCCGGTCTGCTCGGCACCACCCAGCAGGTCGGCATGGCGCTCGGCGTCGCCCTGGTCGGGGTGCTCTTCTTCGGCCACCTCTCCAGCGACTCCGGCCACGGCGTGGACAAGGTGACGCCGCAGCTGCGCCAGGAGCTGGTGGCCGCCGGGGTCCCGGCGAACGGCGTCGACGACATCGTCAAGGGCTTCCGGGCCTGTGTGCACGACCGCTCCGCCGAGTCCGACCCGACCAAGGTCCCGGCCAGCTGCCTGCCCTCCTCGGTCCCGGGCGCGGACAAGGTCCAGCCGATCCTGACCAAGCAGGGCCAGGCGGCGGTGAGCCACAACTTCGTCAAGAGCTTCGACCTCAGCCTCTGGTACGGGGTCGGCATCCTGGTCCTGGTGGCGCTCGGCATGTTCGCGCTGCCCCGCGAGGTGCACGCGCGCGACCTGGACGCCGAACTCGCGGCGCTCGGCGAGCCGGTGGCCCGCAGCGGCAGCGCCTGA
- a CDS encoding Ku protein: protein MRSIWNGAISFGLVSIPIKLVNATESHSISFRQIHTADGGRVRYRKVCELDGEELDAAEIGKAYEDADGSLIPITDQDLAALPLPTARTIEIVAFVPADSIDPLQIDAAYYLSANGVPAAKPYTLLREALKRSRKVAVAKFALRGRERLGMLRVVDDVIAMHGLLWPDEIRAPEGVAPDTDVRVRDAELDLADALMDTLGEVDVESLHDDYREAVEALIASKADGALPPAEAPAAAGGGQVIDLMAALESSVRAARRARGEEAEPAEATEAEVTELKPRGTAAKKGAKAPAKTAKSAKSAPKSATSPAKARSRTRTAGSGTTATKTTSTRSAPAGATAGATAKSTSAAKKSAASPKASGAKKSTATTAKKTAKKAAPRKRASA from the coding sequence GTGCGATCCATATGGAACGGTGCGATCTCCTTCGGGCTGGTCAGCATCCCGATCAAGCTCGTGAACGCCACCGAGAGCCACTCGATCTCGTTCCGCCAGATCCACACGGCGGACGGCGGCCGGGTCCGCTACCGCAAGGTGTGCGAGCTCGACGGCGAGGAGCTGGACGCCGCGGAGATCGGCAAGGCGTACGAGGACGCCGACGGCTCGCTGATCCCGATCACCGACCAGGACCTGGCCGCACTGCCGCTGCCCACCGCCAGGACCATCGAGATCGTCGCCTTCGTCCCGGCCGACTCCATCGACCCGCTCCAGATCGACGCGGCGTACTACCTGAGCGCCAACGGGGTGCCGGCCGCCAAGCCGTACACCCTGCTCAGGGAGGCGCTCAAGCGCAGCCGGAAGGTGGCCGTCGCCAAGTTCGCGCTGCGCGGCCGGGAGCGGCTCGGGATGCTGCGGGTGGTGGACGACGTCATCGCGATGCACGGGCTGCTGTGGCCGGACGAGATCCGCGCCCCCGAGGGCGTCGCCCCCGACACCGACGTACGGGTGCGCGACGCCGAACTCGACCTGGCCGACGCCCTGATGGACACGCTCGGCGAGGTCGACGTGGAGTCGCTGCACGACGACTACCGGGAGGCGGTGGAGGCGCTGATCGCCTCCAAGGCGGACGGCGCGCTGCCCCCGGCCGAGGCTCCGGCGGCGGCGGGCGGCGGCCAGGTCATCGATCTGATGGCGGCGCTGGAGAGCAGTGTGCGCGCGGCCCGGCGGGCGCGCGGCGAGGAGGCGGAACCGGCGGAGGCCACCGAGGCGGAGGTCACCGAGCTGAAGCCGCGCGGGACCGCCGCGAAGAAGGGGGCGAAGGCGCCCGCGAAGACGGCCAAGTCCGCCAAGTCGGCCCCGAAGTCCGCCACTTCACCGGCGAAGGCGCGGTCGAGGACGCGGACGGCGGGGTCCGGGACCACGGCCACCAAGACCACCTCCACCAGGAGCGCACCGGCCGGGGCGACGGCCGGGGCCACCGCCAAGTCCACCTCCGCCGCCAAGAAGTCGGCCGCCTCCCCGAAGGCGTCCGGGGCGAAGAAGTCCACCGCCACGACGGCGAAGAAGACGGCCAAGAAGGCGGCTCCCCGCAAGCGCGCCTCGGCCTGA
- the ligD gene encoding non-homologous end-joining DNA ligase — MTPITWVEGRRIALSRLEKVLYPATGTTKGEVLHYYASVAGALLAHLHDRPVSFLRYPDGPAGQLFFTKNPPPGTPSWVKTAPVPRSGDSAARQVTVPDLATLMWAANLVVEFHTPQWRAGAPARADRMVFDLDPGAPASVVECCAVAGWLRERLTADGLHAYAKTSGSKGLHLLVPLEPTASEHVSRYAKALAREAEAALPELVTHRMARDLRPGKVFVDHSQNSAAKTTAAPYTLRARERPTVSAPVSWDEVGGCRSPSDLVFLLGDIGPRLARDGDLLGPLINLNRAGRLP; from the coding sequence ATGACGCCGATCACCTGGGTGGAGGGGCGGCGGATCGCGCTCTCCCGGCTGGAGAAGGTCCTCTATCCGGCGACCGGCACCACCAAGGGCGAGGTCCTGCACTACTACGCCTCCGTCGCGGGCGCCCTCCTGGCCCATCTGCACGACCGCCCGGTGTCCTTCCTGCGCTATCCGGACGGCCCCGCAGGTCAGCTCTTCTTCACCAAGAACCCGCCGCCCGGCACGCCCTCCTGGGTGAAGACGGCCCCGGTGCCGCGCTCCGGGGACAGCGCGGCCCGCCAGGTGACGGTCCCGGACCTCGCGACCCTGATGTGGGCGGCCAACCTGGTGGTGGAGTTCCACACCCCGCAGTGGCGGGCCGGGGCGCCCGCACGGGCCGACCGGATGGTCTTCGACCTCGACCCGGGGGCCCCGGCGAGCGTGGTGGAGTGCTGCGCGGTGGCCGGGTGGCTGCGGGAGCGGCTGACGGCGGACGGGCTGCACGCCTACGCCAAGACCTCCGGCTCCAAGGGGCTGCACCTGCTGGTCCCGCTGGAGCCCACCGCCTCCGAGCACGTCTCCCGGTACGCCAAGGCGCTGGCCCGGGAGGCCGAGGCCGCGCTGCCGGAGCTGGTCACCCACCGCATGGCGCGCGACCTGCGGCCCGGCAAGGTGTTCGTCGACCACAGCCAGAACTCGGCGGCGAAGACGACGGCGGCGCCCTACACCCTGCGGGCCAGGGAGCGCCCGACCGTGTCCGCCCCCGTGTCCTGGGACGAGGTGGGGGGCTGCCGCTCCCCCTCCGACCTGGTGTTCCTCCTGGGTGACATCGGGCCGAGGCTGGCCCGGGACGGCGATCTGCTCGGCCCGCTGATCAACCTCAACCGGGCGGGGCGGCTGCCGTGA
- a CDS encoding ATP-dependent DNA ligase gives MTLRPPVRVALARSVRELPRGPGWRYEPKFDGHRMLVFREAGAVVLQARSGRIVTAAFPDLVAAALAVPAGCVLDGEVVVWTGGRTDFAAVQRRAAATPARARPLAERLPASYAAFDVLADRDEDVRARPYEERRARLLALLGALGPPLQPVPSTDSVETALTWYETLPASGIEGLVAKRADSPYRGGTRLWRKLRHTDTWEAAVVGFVGPARRPAALVLVLPGDDAVAVSSPLTPALRAEAGRAGLRPAPGSPTAIAPGWGEVAYVPVEPGRLLAEVERGTVRHPVTTVLRLRPGEP, from the coding sequence GTGACGCTCCGGCCGCCGGTGCGGGTGGCGCTGGCCCGGTCGGTGCGGGAGCTGCCGCGCGGGCCGGGCTGGAGGTACGAGCCGAAGTTCGACGGCCACCGGATGCTGGTCTTCCGGGAGGCCGGCGCGGTGGTGCTCCAGGCCCGGTCCGGGCGGATCGTGACGGCCGCGTTCCCGGACCTGGTGGCGGCGGCCCTCGCGGTGCCCGCCGGGTGCGTGCTGGACGGGGAGGTGGTGGTGTGGACCGGGGGCCGCACGGACTTCGCGGCGGTGCAGCGGCGGGCGGCGGCCACTCCCGCCCGCGCCCGGCCGCTGGCCGAGCGGCTGCCCGCCTCCTACGCCGCCTTCGACGTGCTGGCCGACCGGGACGAGGACGTACGGGCCCGGCCGTACGAGGAGCGGCGCGCGCGGCTGCTGGCCCTGCTCGGCGCGCTCGGCCCGCCGCTCCAGCCGGTGCCGTCGACGGACTCCGTGGAAACGGCCCTCACCTGGTACGAGACCCTGCCCGCGAGCGGTATCGAGGGGCTGGTGGCCAAGCGCGCGGACTCCCCCTACCGGGGCGGCACCCGGCTGTGGCGCAAGCTGCGGCACACCGACACCTGGGAGGCGGCGGTGGTGGGGTTCGTGGGCCCGGCCCGGCGCCCGGCCGCGCTGGTGCTGGTCCTGCCGGGCGACGACGCGGTGGCGGTGTCCAGCCCGCTCACCCCGGCGCTGCGGGCGGAGGCGGGCCGGGCCGGACTGCGCCCCGCGCCCGGCTCCCCCACCGCGATCGCCCCGGGCTGGGGCGAGGTGGCGTACGTACCGGTGGAGCCGGGCCGGCTGCTGGCGGAGGTGGAGCGCGGGACGGTGCGGCACCCGGTGACGACGGTGCTGCGCCTGCGGCCGGGCGAGCCCTGA
- a CDS encoding nuclease-related domain-containing protein — MSGLRVTPVHRHGRARLYVSLADGTNAAWYDRESGRVSLLIEERREEVLAALAPFVTGDVSVGPPPVPTAADLARLSLHPDDDLAPNRPGEALLAALERHGEQRRFRQDPRRAELAAHERVGAQLDALEGAGWRVLHSVPLPGEARLDHLLIGPAGVLTVRTVAAARHRVRLADPLVTVGRAAPQPLLRRARHDAERASLALTAGVRPLVVLAGADRVDGAGPHDVRVVRDTGLAELGRLGGVLKPGDIEGLYWTARDRRTWLKA, encoded by the coding sequence ATGTCGGGACTGCGGGTGACACCGGTCCACCGGCACGGCCGGGCACGGCTGTACGTGAGTCTTGCGGACGGGACGAACGCCGCCTGGTACGACAGGGAGAGCGGGCGGGTCAGCCTGCTCATCGAGGAGCGCCGGGAGGAGGTCCTCGCGGCGCTCGCGCCGTTCGTGACCGGTGACGTCAGCGTGGGCCCGCCCCCCGTGCCGACCGCCGCCGACCTGGCCCGGCTCTCCCTGCACCCGGACGACGACCTCGCCCCCAACCGGCCCGGCGAGGCGCTCCTGGCCGCCCTGGAGCGCCACGGCGAGCAGCGCCGCTTCCGCCAGGACCCGCGCCGCGCCGAGCTCGCCGCGCACGAGCGGGTGGGGGCTCAGCTGGACGCGCTGGAAGGGGCCGGGTGGCGGGTGCTGCACTCGGTGCCGCTGCCCGGGGAGGCCCGGCTCGACCACCTGCTGATCGGCCCGGCGGGCGTGCTGACCGTCCGTACGGTGGCCGCGGCCCGCCACCGGGTCCGGCTGGCCGACCCGCTGGTCACGGTCGGCCGCGCGGCCCCCCAGCCCCTGCTGCGCCGGGCCCGCCACGACGCCGAACGCGCCTCGCTGGCGCTCACGGCGGGCGTGCGGCCCCTGGTGGTGCTGGCCGGGGCGGACCGGGTCGACGGGGCCGGGCCGCACGACGTCCGGGTGGTGCGGGACACCGGACTCGCGGAGCTGGGGCGCCTCGGCGGCGTACTGAAGCCGGGCGACATCGAGGGCCTGTACTGGACGGCCCGCGACCGCAGGACGTGGCTGAAGGCGTGA
- a CDS encoding zinc-ribbon domain-containing protein — translation MLIWGTKGYLYQLAMMTLVCQNCGNPAAHGLRKYVTKFTLFFVPLFPVSTKFRTQCTFCGLEQQIAKEQAEQLLAMAAGPQPGQPQPGHQQPVQAQGHNPYQR, via the coding sequence ATGCTCATATGGGGCACCAAGGGATATCTGTACCAGCTGGCCATGATGACGCTCGTCTGCCAGAACTGCGGCAACCCGGCCGCGCACGGGCTGCGCAAGTACGTCACCAAGTTCACGCTGTTCTTCGTCCCGCTCTTCCCGGTGTCCACGAAGTTCCGTACGCAGTGCACGTTCTGCGGGCTGGAGCAGCAGATCGCCAAGGAGCAGGCCGAGCAGCTGCTCGCGATGGCCGCCGGGCCGCAGCCGGGGCAGCCGCAGCCGGGCCACCAGCAGCCGGTCCAGGCCCAGGGGCACAACCCCTACCAGCGGTGA
- a CDS encoding class F sortase has protein sequence MTVSPPSRPRPRRAARLAAASALTLALGGGLLACGSGSSSGAKAPDVNVRNATATPQARQQVGPLKAAEPTRVVIPSAGVDASPVLRLGLDDQQELQVPPVDKAELAGWYTGSVTPGERGASVIVAHYDTAKGPALLREVKKMHVGDVIEVGRADGSTAVFKIREIQQVDKTDFPTNKVYGKTDRPELRLITCGGPIRNGHRSANIIFYADLMKAK, from the coding sequence ATGACCGTTTCCCCGCCCTCCCGTCCCCGCCCGCGCCGCGCGGCGCGGCTCGCGGCCGCCTCCGCGCTCACGCTGGCGCTCGGCGGCGGCCTGCTGGCGTGCGGCTCCGGCTCCTCGTCCGGCGCCAAGGCCCCGGACGTGAACGTGCGGAACGCCACGGCCACCCCCCAGGCCCGCCAGCAGGTGGGTCCGCTGAAGGCCGCCGAGCCGACCCGGGTGGTCATCCCGTCGGCGGGGGTCGACGCGAGTCCGGTGCTGCGCCTCGGGCTCGACGACCAGCAGGAGCTCCAGGTGCCGCCGGTCGACAAGGCGGAGCTGGCGGGCTGGTACACCGGCAGCGTCACGCCGGGCGAGCGGGGTGCTTCGGTGATCGTCGCGCACTACGACACGGCGAAGGGTCCCGCGCTGCTGCGCGAGGTGAAGAAGATGCACGTGGGGGATGTGATCGAGGTCGGCCGCGCGGACGGCTCCACGGCCGTATTCAAGATCCGCGAAATTCAGCAAGTGGACAAAACCGACTTCCCAACGAATAAGGTTTATGGGAAGACCGACCGTCCGGAACTCCGCCTCATCACCTGCGGAGGCCCGATCAGGAACGGCCACCGTTCGGCCAACATCATTTTCTACGCGGATCTGATGAAGGCGAAGTAG